From one Trachemys scripta elegans isolate TJP31775 chromosome 14, CAS_Tse_1.0, whole genome shotgun sequence genomic stretch:
- the LOC117887131 gene encoding zinc finger protein 345-like isoform X1: MQENYENVISLAEEIAISWPRITAFAESHRRRGLVSVSFPRPRELLDSLVVPADDGMVSENEEEDAQQGGLEKVDAQGTMPGKSKGSAPQSADVGKASEGPQKVEGQPRKPSGKRQGKSAHRGFKKFHQRSLLGHSRCHDCGKSLGFGSGFNKRPRLRSAEKPYKCNECGKCFRLSSTLITHQRRHASEKPYKCADCGKSFSVGSAFIQHQRVHTGGVKPCQCNVCGKSFSASTSLVKHQKLHLEEKPYKCDECGKGFNWNSHLERHRRIHTGEKPYTCPECGKSFSWSSHLDRHRRTHLGGEKACKCTDCGRCVGPNGTKPQRGAGGGAAAAEKPYQCPECGKGFNKSATLAKHRRSHTGDKPYKCEECGKSFGLSASLLQHQRSHAAGKPYQCGDCGKSFAWSSHLDRHRRIHMGEKPYRCGDCGKSFSQSSHLERHQRVHLGSEQPCQCTDCGKSFLASAKRRRVLSGERPCKCTDCGKSFLWGSRARPSPVAERTHKCTECGKSFTYRAENVKHQGTQTGEKPYTCPECGKSFGQNSALVKHRRMHTGEKPYKCGDCGKSFSVRSNLIKHQRTHLGEKPYKCPDCGKGFIQKSDLTKHRRMHTGEKPYKCNVCGKCFSVSSNLIKHQRIHLGEKPYQCSECGKSFIQRSELTIHQRVHTGEKPYKCPECGKCFSRSSHLNRHQRTHTGDKPSLLSATKNSAAATATNPLQASSAFSSASFSSPLGTSSAPLPTLPSFPSSPSPISIPTLSNNPLDLPWALSFPSRAFPHPSFPSPAPSGAPASSLIN, translated from the exons CGGAGGAGATTGCGATCAGCTGGCCCCGGATAACCGCGTTTGCCGAGTCGCACAGGAGGAGAGGATTGGTCTCTG TTTCCTTTCCTAGACCCAGGGAGTTACTGGATTCTCTCGTTGTTCCAGCAGATgatgggatggtgagtgagaatgaggaggaggatgCTCAGCAGGGAGGCCTTGAGAAGGTGGATGCCCAAGGGACGATGCCGGGCAAGTCCAAGGGGAGCGCTCCCCAGAGCGCTGATGTGGGGAAGGCCAGCGAGGGCCCGCAGAAAGTAGAAGGACAGCCAAGGAAGCCCTCAGGCAAGAGGCAGGGCAAATCCGCTCACCGTGGTTTCAAGAAGTTCCACCAGCGGAGCCTGCTGGGGCACAGCCGGTGCCATGACTGCGGCAAGAGCCTGGGCTTCGGCTCGGGCTTCAACAAGCGCCCACGGCTGCGCAGCGCCGAGAAGCCCTACAAGTGCAACGAGTGCGGCAAGTGCTTCCGGCTCAGCTCCACTCTCATCACCCACCAGCGTCGCCATGCCAGCGAGAAGCCCTACAAGTGTGCCGACTGCGGCAAGAGCTTCAGTGTGGGCTCGGCCTTCATCCAGCACCAGCGGGTCCACACTGGCGGCGTCAAGCCCTGCCAGTGCAACGTCTGCGGCAAAAGCTTCAGTGCCAGCACCAGCCTGGTCAAGCACCAGAAGCTGCACCTGGAAGAGAAGCCTTACAAGTGCGATGAGTGTGGCAAGGGCTTTAACTGGAACTCGCACTTGGAGCGCCACCGGCGCATCCACACCGGCGAGAAGCCCTACACCTGCCCTGAatgtgggaagagcttcagctGGAGCTCCCACCTGGACCGCCACCGCCGCACCCACTTGGGCGGGGAGAAGGCCTGCAAGTGCACTGACTGCGGTCGCTGCGTTGGCCCCAATGGCACCAAGCCCCAGcgtggagcaggaggaggagccgccgccgccgaGAAGCCCTACCAGTGCCCCGAATGTGGCAAGGGCTTCAACAAGAGTGCCACATTGGCCAAGCACCGGCGTTCCCACACGGGCGACAAGCCCTACAAGTGCGAGGAGTGTGGCAAGAGCTTCGGGCTGAGCGCCTCCCTGCTGCAGCACCAGCGGAGCCACGCGGCTGGCAAGCCTTACCAGTGCGGCGACTGCGGCAAGAGCTTCGCCTGGAGTTCCCACCTGGACCGGCACCGGCGCATCCACATGGGCGAGAAGCCCTACCGCTGCGGGGACTGCGGCAAGAGCTTCTCGCAGAGCTCCCACCTGGAGCGGCACCAGCGGGTGCACCTGGGCTCAGAGCAGCCCTGCCAGTGCACtgactgcgggaagagcttccTGGCCAGCGCCAAGCGGCGCCGCGTGCTGAGCGGAGAGCGTCCCTGCAAGTGCACtgactgcgggaagagcttccTGTGGGGCTCCCGCGCCAGGCCTTCCCCCGTGGCGGAGAGGACCCACAAATGCACGGAATGCGGGAAGAGCTTCACCTACCGGGCAGAGAACGTCAAGCACCAGGGCACGCAGACGGGCGAGAAGCCCTACACCTGCCCTGAGTGCGGCAAGAGCTTTGGGCAGAACTCGGCCCTGGTGAAGCACCGGCGCATGCACACCGGCGAGAAGCCCTACAAgtgcggggactgcgggaagagcttcagcgTCCGCTCCAACCTCATCAAGCACCAGCGCACCCACCTGGGCGAGAAGCCCTACAAGTGCCCTGACTGCGGCAAAGGCTTCATCCAGAAGTCGGACCTGACCAAGCACCGGCGCATGCACACTGGGGAGAAGCCCTACAAGTGCAACGTCTGCGGGAAGTGCTTCAGTGTCAGCTCCAACCTCATCAAGCACCAGCGTATCCATCTGGGTGAGAAGCCCTACCAGTGCTCCGAGTGTGGCAAGAGCTTCATCCAGCGCTCGGAACTCACCATCCACCAGCGCGTGCACACCGGCGAGAAGCCCTACAAGTGCCCCGAGTGTGGGAAGTGTTTCAGCCGCAGCTCCCACCTTAACCggcaccagcgcacccacacTGGCGACAAGCCCTCGCTGCTCTCCGCCACCAAGAACTCCGCTGCTGCCACCGCTACCAACCCCCtgcaggcctcctccgccttctcctctgcctccttctcctccccgctgggcacctcctctgcccccctccccactttaccctctttcccttcctccccctcacccatctccatccccaccctctccaACAACCCGCTGGATCTGCCCTGGGCCCTGTCCTTCCCATCCCgtgccttcccccacccttccttcccctcGCCTGCTCCGTCCGGGGCCCCGGCCTCATCACTGATAAACTAA
- the LOC117887131 gene encoding zinc finger protein 345-like isoform X2, with protein sequence MQENYENVISLAEEIAISWPRITAFAESHRRRGLVSADDGMVSENEEEDAQQGGLEKVDAQGTMPGKSKGSAPQSADVGKASEGPQKVEGQPRKPSGKRQGKSAHRGFKKFHQRSLLGHSRCHDCGKSLGFGSGFNKRPRLRSAEKPYKCNECGKCFRLSSTLITHQRRHASEKPYKCADCGKSFSVGSAFIQHQRVHTGGVKPCQCNVCGKSFSASTSLVKHQKLHLEEKPYKCDECGKGFNWNSHLERHRRIHTGEKPYTCPECGKSFSWSSHLDRHRRTHLGGEKACKCTDCGRCVGPNGTKPQRGAGGGAAAAEKPYQCPECGKGFNKSATLAKHRRSHTGDKPYKCEECGKSFGLSASLLQHQRSHAAGKPYQCGDCGKSFAWSSHLDRHRRIHMGEKPYRCGDCGKSFSQSSHLERHQRVHLGSEQPCQCTDCGKSFLASAKRRRVLSGERPCKCTDCGKSFLWGSRARPSPVAERTHKCTECGKSFTYRAENVKHQGTQTGEKPYTCPECGKSFGQNSALVKHRRMHTGEKPYKCGDCGKSFSVRSNLIKHQRTHLGEKPYKCPDCGKGFIQKSDLTKHRRMHTGEKPYKCNVCGKCFSVSSNLIKHQRIHLGEKPYQCSECGKSFIQRSELTIHQRVHTGEKPYKCPECGKCFSRSSHLNRHQRTHTGDKPSLLSATKNSAAATATNPLQASSAFSSASFSSPLGTSSAPLPTLPSFPSSPSPISIPTLSNNPLDLPWALSFPSRAFPHPSFPSPAPSGAPASSLIN encoded by the exons CGGAGGAGATTGCGATCAGCTGGCCCCGGATAACCGCGTTTGCCGAGTCGCACAGGAGGAGAGGATTGGTCTCTG CAGATgatgggatggtgagtgagaatgaggaggaggatgCTCAGCAGGGAGGCCTTGAGAAGGTGGATGCCCAAGGGACGATGCCGGGCAAGTCCAAGGGGAGCGCTCCCCAGAGCGCTGATGTGGGGAAGGCCAGCGAGGGCCCGCAGAAAGTAGAAGGACAGCCAAGGAAGCCCTCAGGCAAGAGGCAGGGCAAATCCGCTCACCGTGGTTTCAAGAAGTTCCACCAGCGGAGCCTGCTGGGGCACAGCCGGTGCCATGACTGCGGCAAGAGCCTGGGCTTCGGCTCGGGCTTCAACAAGCGCCCACGGCTGCGCAGCGCCGAGAAGCCCTACAAGTGCAACGAGTGCGGCAAGTGCTTCCGGCTCAGCTCCACTCTCATCACCCACCAGCGTCGCCATGCCAGCGAGAAGCCCTACAAGTGTGCCGACTGCGGCAAGAGCTTCAGTGTGGGCTCGGCCTTCATCCAGCACCAGCGGGTCCACACTGGCGGCGTCAAGCCCTGCCAGTGCAACGTCTGCGGCAAAAGCTTCAGTGCCAGCACCAGCCTGGTCAAGCACCAGAAGCTGCACCTGGAAGAGAAGCCTTACAAGTGCGATGAGTGTGGCAAGGGCTTTAACTGGAACTCGCACTTGGAGCGCCACCGGCGCATCCACACCGGCGAGAAGCCCTACACCTGCCCTGAatgtgggaagagcttcagctGGAGCTCCCACCTGGACCGCCACCGCCGCACCCACTTGGGCGGGGAGAAGGCCTGCAAGTGCACTGACTGCGGTCGCTGCGTTGGCCCCAATGGCACCAAGCCCCAGcgtggagcaggaggaggagccgccgccgccgaGAAGCCCTACCAGTGCCCCGAATGTGGCAAGGGCTTCAACAAGAGTGCCACATTGGCCAAGCACCGGCGTTCCCACACGGGCGACAAGCCCTACAAGTGCGAGGAGTGTGGCAAGAGCTTCGGGCTGAGCGCCTCCCTGCTGCAGCACCAGCGGAGCCACGCGGCTGGCAAGCCTTACCAGTGCGGCGACTGCGGCAAGAGCTTCGCCTGGAGTTCCCACCTGGACCGGCACCGGCGCATCCACATGGGCGAGAAGCCCTACCGCTGCGGGGACTGCGGCAAGAGCTTCTCGCAGAGCTCCCACCTGGAGCGGCACCAGCGGGTGCACCTGGGCTCAGAGCAGCCCTGCCAGTGCACtgactgcgggaagagcttccTGGCCAGCGCCAAGCGGCGCCGCGTGCTGAGCGGAGAGCGTCCCTGCAAGTGCACtgactgcgggaagagcttccTGTGGGGCTCCCGCGCCAGGCCTTCCCCCGTGGCGGAGAGGACCCACAAATGCACGGAATGCGGGAAGAGCTTCACCTACCGGGCAGAGAACGTCAAGCACCAGGGCACGCAGACGGGCGAGAAGCCCTACACCTGCCCTGAGTGCGGCAAGAGCTTTGGGCAGAACTCGGCCCTGGTGAAGCACCGGCGCATGCACACCGGCGAGAAGCCCTACAAgtgcggggactgcgggaagagcttcagcgTCCGCTCCAACCTCATCAAGCACCAGCGCACCCACCTGGGCGAGAAGCCCTACAAGTGCCCTGACTGCGGCAAAGGCTTCATCCAGAAGTCGGACCTGACCAAGCACCGGCGCATGCACACTGGGGAGAAGCCCTACAAGTGCAACGTCTGCGGGAAGTGCTTCAGTGTCAGCTCCAACCTCATCAAGCACCAGCGTATCCATCTGGGTGAGAAGCCCTACCAGTGCTCCGAGTGTGGCAAGAGCTTCATCCAGCGCTCGGAACTCACCATCCACCAGCGCGTGCACACCGGCGAGAAGCCCTACAAGTGCCCCGAGTGTGGGAAGTGTTTCAGCCGCAGCTCCCACCTTAACCggcaccagcgcacccacacTGGCGACAAGCCCTCGCTGCTCTCCGCCACCAAGAACTCCGCTGCTGCCACCGCTACCAACCCCCtgcaggcctcctccgccttctcctctgcctccttctcctccccgctgggcacctcctctgcccccctccccactttaccctctttcccttcctccccctcacccatctccatccccaccctctccaACAACCCGCTGGATCTGCCCTGGGCCCTGTCCTTCCCATCCCgtgccttcccccacccttccttcccctcGCCTGCTCCGTCCGGGGCCCCGGCCTCATCACTGATAAACTAA
- the LOC117887131 gene encoding zinc finger protein 345-like isoform X3, with translation MQENYENVISLAEEIAISWPRITAFAESHRRRGLVSDDGMVSENEEEDAQQGGLEKVDAQGTMPGKSKGSAPQSADVGKASEGPQKVEGQPRKPSGKRQGKSAHRGFKKFHQRSLLGHSRCHDCGKSLGFGSGFNKRPRLRSAEKPYKCNECGKCFRLSSTLITHQRRHASEKPYKCADCGKSFSVGSAFIQHQRVHTGGVKPCQCNVCGKSFSASTSLVKHQKLHLEEKPYKCDECGKGFNWNSHLERHRRIHTGEKPYTCPECGKSFSWSSHLDRHRRTHLGGEKACKCTDCGRCVGPNGTKPQRGAGGGAAAAEKPYQCPECGKGFNKSATLAKHRRSHTGDKPYKCEECGKSFGLSASLLQHQRSHAAGKPYQCGDCGKSFAWSSHLDRHRRIHMGEKPYRCGDCGKSFSQSSHLERHQRVHLGSEQPCQCTDCGKSFLASAKRRRVLSGERPCKCTDCGKSFLWGSRARPSPVAERTHKCTECGKSFTYRAENVKHQGTQTGEKPYTCPECGKSFGQNSALVKHRRMHTGEKPYKCGDCGKSFSVRSNLIKHQRTHLGEKPYKCPDCGKGFIQKSDLTKHRRMHTGEKPYKCNVCGKCFSVSSNLIKHQRIHLGEKPYQCSECGKSFIQRSELTIHQRVHTGEKPYKCPECGKCFSRSSHLNRHQRTHTGDKPSLLSATKNSAAATATNPLQASSAFSSASFSSPLGTSSAPLPTLPSFPSSPSPISIPTLSNNPLDLPWALSFPSRAFPHPSFPSPAPSGAPASSLIN, from the exons CGGAGGAGATTGCGATCAGCTGGCCCCGGATAACCGCGTTTGCCGAGTCGCACAGGAGGAGAGGATTGGTCTCTG ATgatgggatggtgagtgagaatgaggaggaggatgCTCAGCAGGGAGGCCTTGAGAAGGTGGATGCCCAAGGGACGATGCCGGGCAAGTCCAAGGGGAGCGCTCCCCAGAGCGCTGATGTGGGGAAGGCCAGCGAGGGCCCGCAGAAAGTAGAAGGACAGCCAAGGAAGCCCTCAGGCAAGAGGCAGGGCAAATCCGCTCACCGTGGTTTCAAGAAGTTCCACCAGCGGAGCCTGCTGGGGCACAGCCGGTGCCATGACTGCGGCAAGAGCCTGGGCTTCGGCTCGGGCTTCAACAAGCGCCCACGGCTGCGCAGCGCCGAGAAGCCCTACAAGTGCAACGAGTGCGGCAAGTGCTTCCGGCTCAGCTCCACTCTCATCACCCACCAGCGTCGCCATGCCAGCGAGAAGCCCTACAAGTGTGCCGACTGCGGCAAGAGCTTCAGTGTGGGCTCGGCCTTCATCCAGCACCAGCGGGTCCACACTGGCGGCGTCAAGCCCTGCCAGTGCAACGTCTGCGGCAAAAGCTTCAGTGCCAGCACCAGCCTGGTCAAGCACCAGAAGCTGCACCTGGAAGAGAAGCCTTACAAGTGCGATGAGTGTGGCAAGGGCTTTAACTGGAACTCGCACTTGGAGCGCCACCGGCGCATCCACACCGGCGAGAAGCCCTACACCTGCCCTGAatgtgggaagagcttcagctGGAGCTCCCACCTGGACCGCCACCGCCGCACCCACTTGGGCGGGGAGAAGGCCTGCAAGTGCACTGACTGCGGTCGCTGCGTTGGCCCCAATGGCACCAAGCCCCAGcgtggagcaggaggaggagccgccgccgccgaGAAGCCCTACCAGTGCCCCGAATGTGGCAAGGGCTTCAACAAGAGTGCCACATTGGCCAAGCACCGGCGTTCCCACACGGGCGACAAGCCCTACAAGTGCGAGGAGTGTGGCAAGAGCTTCGGGCTGAGCGCCTCCCTGCTGCAGCACCAGCGGAGCCACGCGGCTGGCAAGCCTTACCAGTGCGGCGACTGCGGCAAGAGCTTCGCCTGGAGTTCCCACCTGGACCGGCACCGGCGCATCCACATGGGCGAGAAGCCCTACCGCTGCGGGGACTGCGGCAAGAGCTTCTCGCAGAGCTCCCACCTGGAGCGGCACCAGCGGGTGCACCTGGGCTCAGAGCAGCCCTGCCAGTGCACtgactgcgggaagagcttccTGGCCAGCGCCAAGCGGCGCCGCGTGCTGAGCGGAGAGCGTCCCTGCAAGTGCACtgactgcgggaagagcttccTGTGGGGCTCCCGCGCCAGGCCTTCCCCCGTGGCGGAGAGGACCCACAAATGCACGGAATGCGGGAAGAGCTTCACCTACCGGGCAGAGAACGTCAAGCACCAGGGCACGCAGACGGGCGAGAAGCCCTACACCTGCCCTGAGTGCGGCAAGAGCTTTGGGCAGAACTCGGCCCTGGTGAAGCACCGGCGCATGCACACCGGCGAGAAGCCCTACAAgtgcggggactgcgggaagagcttcagcgTCCGCTCCAACCTCATCAAGCACCAGCGCACCCACCTGGGCGAGAAGCCCTACAAGTGCCCTGACTGCGGCAAAGGCTTCATCCAGAAGTCGGACCTGACCAAGCACCGGCGCATGCACACTGGGGAGAAGCCCTACAAGTGCAACGTCTGCGGGAAGTGCTTCAGTGTCAGCTCCAACCTCATCAAGCACCAGCGTATCCATCTGGGTGAGAAGCCCTACCAGTGCTCCGAGTGTGGCAAGAGCTTCATCCAGCGCTCGGAACTCACCATCCACCAGCGCGTGCACACCGGCGAGAAGCCCTACAAGTGCCCCGAGTGTGGGAAGTGTTTCAGCCGCAGCTCCCACCTTAACCggcaccagcgcacccacacTGGCGACAAGCCCTCGCTGCTCTCCGCCACCAAGAACTCCGCTGCTGCCACCGCTACCAACCCCCtgcaggcctcctccgccttctcctctgcctccttctcctccccgctgggcacctcctctgcccccctccccactttaccctctttcccttcctccccctcacccatctccatccccaccctctccaACAACCCGCTGGATCTGCCCTGGGCCCTGTCCTTCCCATCCCgtgccttcccccacccttccttcccctcGCCTGCTCCGTCCGGGGCCCCGGCCTCATCACTGATAAACTAA